The following proteins come from a genomic window of Synechococcus sp. NB0720_010:
- a CDS encoding nucleotide sugar dehydrogenase — translation MNFPPLETCTAAVIGLGYVGLPLAVEFAKIQACARTGAQLRRRVIGFDINSQRLEELRAGNDRTNETSAEELQAAELLEFTSDDADLAQADVFVVTVPTPIDSAKRPDLTPLEKSSAAVGRALQARAAQGATTLPLVIYESTVYPGATEEVCVPILEKESGLGFNEGFYCGYSPERINPGDTEHKLTAITKVTSGSTTEAATWVDSFYGSIIRAGTHQAASLKVAEAAKVIENTQRDLNIALVNELAMIFRKLSIDTVDVLEAAGSKWNFLPFRPGLVGGHCIGVDPYYLTHKAEEVGYHPQVVLAGRRINDGMGRWVVEQLVLEMARRRHEIVGAQVLVLGLTFKENCPDLRNTKVVDVLAALRDYGMEPLVIDPWVDPQQAHREYGLEAEQQLPLARRFAAVLALVPHHQFCQLNEDQWQELLEPGGVLLDIKGVIPRALAPLRL, via the coding sequence GTGAACTTTCCTCCCCTTGAGACCTGCACCGCGGCCGTGATCGGCCTGGGCTATGTGGGGCTTCCCCTTGCTGTAGAATTTGCGAAGATCCAGGCTTGCGCACGAACTGGTGCCCAGTTGCGTCGCCGTGTGATCGGCTTTGATATCAACAGCCAGCGGCTGGAGGAGTTACGCGCCGGCAACGACCGCACCAACGAAACCAGCGCCGAAGAGCTGCAGGCGGCTGAGCTGCTGGAATTCACCTCGGATGACGCTGATCTGGCTCAAGCTGATGTGTTTGTGGTGACGGTTCCCACGCCGATCGACAGCGCCAAACGACCCGACCTCACGCCGCTGGAGAAGTCCAGTGCTGCGGTGGGCCGAGCACTTCAGGCCCGTGCGGCTCAGGGTGCGACCACCCTGCCTTTGGTGATTTACGAGAGCACGGTGTATCCAGGTGCGACAGAAGAGGTGTGCGTCCCGATTTTGGAGAAGGAATCCGGCTTGGGTTTCAACGAGGGCTTTTACTGCGGCTACAGCCCCGAGCGCATCAACCCCGGCGACACCGAGCACAAGCTCACCGCGATCACCAAGGTGACCAGCGGCAGTACAACAGAGGCAGCCACCTGGGTGGACAGCTTCTACGGATCGATCATCAGAGCTGGTACGCATCAGGCGGCCAGCCTGAAGGTGGCGGAGGCTGCCAAGGTGATTGAAAACACACAGCGCGACCTCAACATCGCCCTTGTGAACGAGCTGGCGATGATTTTCCGCAAGCTGAGTATTGACACCGTTGATGTGCTGGAGGCTGCTGGTAGCAAGTGGAACTTCCTGCCGTTTCGGCCGGGTCTGGTGGGGGGCCATTGCATTGGCGTGGATCCCTACTACCTCACGCATAAAGCAGAGGAAGTGGGGTACCACCCGCAGGTGGTGCTTGCTGGCCGTCGCATCAACGATGGCATGGGTCGCTGGGTGGTTGAGCAGCTGGTGCTGGAGATGGCCCGACGGCGGCATGAAATTGTGGGGGCCCAAGTGCTCGTGCTGGGCCTCACTTTCAAAGAGAACTGTCCGGATCTCCGCAACACCAAGGTGGTGGATGTGCTGGCGGCCCTGCGTGACTACGGAATGGAGCCGCTGGTGATCGATCCCTGGGTGGATCCTCAACAAGCCCACAGGGAGTACGGGTTGGAGGCAGAGCAACAGCTCCCTTTAGCTCGTCGATTTGCTGCCGTGTTGGCCTTGGTGCCCCATCATCAGTTCTGCCAGCTGAACGAGGATCAGTGGCAGGAGTTGCTGGAGCCGGGTGGGGTATTGCTTGACATTAAAGGTGTCATACCCAGGGCGCTCGCGCCTCTTCGCCTTTAA
- a CDS encoding IS5 family transposase (programmed frameshift) → MGSEQLDFSDCELTTAKKQTKREKFLAEMEAVVPYEALIALIEPRYPKTNKKGGRPPYPLATMLRFYFYMLQQWHSLSAPAMEEALIKVFTMRRFAGIELISVRIPDYTTILTFSQLLEKHKLGKQIFETRKACLSKRGMTMRQGTIVDATLIAAPSSTNNREGKRDPAMHHPKKGNQWYFGMKVHGGVDKDSGLIHSVDVTDANMHDLLPAAELLHGEEVIYCEAGYQGIAKRPEMAGKDNTFVLAIRPGKRRALADTPEGRLQDRIETAKAHIRSQKGEHPFPVIKPQFGFQKTKLRGLAKNRYKINLLAEL, encoded by the exons ATTGGTAGCGAGCAGCTCGACTTCTCGGATTGCGAGCTAACCACGGCAAAGAAGCAGACCAAGCGGGAGAAGTTTCTCGCTGAGATGGAGGCGGTGGTGCCATATGAGGCGTTAATCGCACTGATCGAGCCTCGCTACCCCAAAACGAATAAGAAAGGCGGACGACCTCCCTATCCGCTGGCCACGATGCTGCGATTCTATTTCTATATGCTGCAGCAGTGGCATTCCCTCAGCGCCCCGGCGATGGAGGAGGCCCTTATTAAGGTGTTTACCATGCGCCGATTTGCCGGCATCGAGCTGATCAGCGTCCGGATCCCCGATTACACCACGATCCTCACTTTCAGCCAGCTGCTGGAGAAGCACAAGCTGGGCAAGCAGATCTTTGAGACTAGGAAAGCCTGTCTCAGCAAGCGGGGTATGACGATGCGGCAGGGAACGATTGTGGATGCCACCTTGATCGCGGCTCCCAGTTCGACCAACAACAGGGAAGGGAAGCGGGATCCGGCGATGCACCATCCCAAGAAGGGCAACCAGTGGTATTTCGGAATGAAGGTCCACGGCGGTGTGGACAAAGACTCGGGCCTAATTCATTCAGTGGACGTGACCGACGCCAACATGCATGACCTCCTCCCCGCTGCTGAGCTGTTGCATGGGGAAGAAGTGATTTACTGCGAAGCCGGATACCAGGGCATCGCCAAAAGGCCTGAGATGGCAGGCA AAGACAATACATTCGTTTTAGCGATTCGGCCCGGCAAACGCAGGGCCCTAGCAGACACACCTGAGGGAAGGCTGCAGGATCGCATCGAAACAGCCAAAGCTCACATCCGCTCCCAAAAAGGTGAGCACCCCTTCCCAGTAATCAAGCCGCAGTTCGGCTTTCAAAAGACCAAGCTGCGTGGCCTGGCCAAGAACCGCTACAAGATCAACTTGCTGGCAGAGTTGTAG
- a CDS encoding Wzz/FepE/Etk N-terminal domain-containing protein → MINQKQHNTVINEISNPPMDDEIDLRELAAALRRRWRWMAGFSITGLLLGGAVAFTQPSRVELGMVLDLSAGPKVPSQASMDKSDSMGPLLVTTFEPRYKPASANLMVRQAFESIPATKQQRNLFEIGTSKTKGLKSDQLLWVSATVPSSEVVSYRALFDDLKLKTLAAASNDLDAAATPAKKSFVAIWPEQVVPPSPAKPIVFWGLAGCVFGAAAALLTDRRSNRVFSCALIEQQLGFPLLAVLSPLPWQGLAAQAALGQLRELLDPETHWKVMSIAADHPCVEPIAEAIELEAAPPLLEHVLPAFPSTHPGGVLLVVEAGFNSRLALEEARRLLLQLPGLERVALVMIKDGQLPETKS, encoded by the coding sequence ATGATCAACCAAAAGCAGCACAACACCGTGATAAATGAGATTTCAAACCCCCCGATGGATGATGAGATTGATCTGCGCGAGCTTGCCGCAGCCCTGAGGCGCCGTTGGCGCTGGATGGCAGGGTTTTCAATTACTGGTTTGCTCTTGGGTGGGGCGGTTGCATTTACTCAGCCATCTCGAGTTGAGCTTGGAATGGTCCTTGATTTGTCTGCTGGGCCTAAGGTTCCATCGCAAGCTTCCATGGACAAGTCCGATTCGATGGGTCCTTTGCTTGTCACGACTTTTGAGCCCCGTTATAAGCCTGCATCGGCCAATCTCATGGTACGGCAAGCTTTTGAGAGTATTCCTGCTACTAAACAGCAACGCAATCTTTTCGAGATCGGCACATCAAAGACCAAAGGTCTCAAATCAGATCAACTCCTTTGGGTCAGCGCAACAGTTCCTTCTTCAGAAGTTGTTAGTTACCGCGCACTATTCGATGACCTAAAGCTCAAAACTCTTGCAGCTGCATCCAATGATTTGGATGCAGCTGCAACCCCAGCGAAAAAATCCTTTGTCGCAATTTGGCCTGAACAGGTTGTTCCTCCCTCCCCTGCAAAGCCCATTGTTTTTTGGGGTTTGGCTGGCTGTGTTTTCGGTGCTGCAGCTGCATTGCTCACGGATCGTCGGTCGAATCGCGTTTTTTCTTGTGCTCTGATTGAGCAGCAGCTTGGTTTTCCGCTGCTGGCTGTTCTCAGCCCTCTGCCTTGGCAGGGTCTGGCCGCTCAGGCTGCATTAGGGCAGCTACGGGAGCTGCTCGACCCAGAGACGCACTGGAAGGTGATGAGCATTGCTGCCGACCATCCCTGCGTTGAGCCAATTGCGGAGGCAATCGAGCTAGAAGCTGCGCCCCCACTGCTCGAGCATGTCCTTCCGGCTTTTCCGTCGACGCATCCTGGCGGGGTGCTGCTCGTGGTTGAAGCTGGCTTTAACTCTCGGCTGGCACTTGAAGAAGCGCGTCGATTGCTGTTGCAGTTGCCAGGCCTTGAGCGGGTCGCTTTGGTGATGATTAAAGACGGCCAGTTGCCTGAGACGAAGTCCTGA
- the gmd gene encoding GDP-mannose 4,6-dehydratase — protein sequence MSFRPEAVDSRGRVALITGITGQDGSYLAELLLEKGYVVHGIKRRASSFNTSRIDHLYQDPHEADPRLVLHYGDLTDSTNLIRIIEQVQPDEIYNLGAQSHVAVSFEAPEYTANSDALGTLRILEAVRMLGLTQKTRIYQASTSELYGLVQEIPQKETTPFYPRSPYAVAKLYGYWITVNYREAYGMYACNGVLFNHESPRRGETFVTRKITRGLARIDADLDQCLYMGNLDSLRDWGHARDYVEMQWRMLQQESPEDFVIATGRQESVRRFIELTAQQLGWGAIQWEGSGIAEVGRRGDTGAVVVRIDPRYFRPAEVETLLGDPAKAKEKLGWTPTTTLEELVAEMVAADKEEAAKEALLRKQGFAVVGSMENPPTNPAAIKP from the coding sequence ATGAGTTTCCGTCCAGAAGCCGTTGATTCCCGCGGGCGGGTAGCGCTGATCACCGGAATCACCGGCCAAGACGGCAGTTACCTGGCGGAGCTCCTGCTGGAGAAGGGCTATGTGGTGCACGGCATTAAGCGCCGCGCGAGCAGCTTCAACACCAGCCGCATCGATCACCTTTATCAAGATCCCCATGAGGCCGACCCGCGGCTGGTGCTGCACTACGGGGACCTGACGGACAGCACCAACCTGATTCGGATCATCGAGCAGGTGCAGCCCGATGAGATCTACAACCTGGGTGCCCAGAGCCATGTGGCGGTGAGCTTCGAGGCGCCGGAATACACCGCCAATAGCGATGCCCTCGGCACCCTCCGGATCCTGGAGGCTGTGCGGATGCTGGGGCTGACCCAGAAGACCCGCATCTACCAGGCCAGCACCAGTGAGCTCTACGGCCTGGTGCAGGAAATCCCCCAGAAAGAGACCACCCCGTTCTATCCCCGCAGTCCTTACGCGGTGGCCAAGTTGTATGGCTACTGGATCACGGTGAACTATCGCGAGGCCTATGGCATGTATGCCTGCAATGGCGTGCTGTTTAACCACGAGTCGCCGCGGCGTGGTGAGACGTTCGTGACCCGCAAGATCACCCGTGGTTTGGCGCGCATTGATGCGGATCTGGATCAGTGCCTGTACATGGGCAATCTCGATTCCCTGCGGGATTGGGGTCACGCCCGCGATTACGTCGAGATGCAGTGGCGGATGCTCCAGCAGGAGTCGCCCGAAGATTTCGTGATTGCGACGGGGCGCCAGGAGAGCGTGCGCCGCTTTATCGAACTGACGGCCCAGCAATTGGGCTGGGGTGCCATCCAGTGGGAAGGCAGCGGCATCGCTGAGGTCGGCCGACGCGGCGATACCGGTGCCGTGGTCGTGCGCATCGACCCCCGTTACTTCCGTCCTGCGGAGGTGGAGACGCTGCTGGGCGATCCCGCCAAGGCCAAAGAGAAGCTGGGCTGGACACCGACCACGACCCTGGAGGAGTTGGTGGCTGAAATGGTCGCAGCCGACAAAGAAGAAGCGGCCAAGGAAGCGCTGCTGCGCAAGCAGGGTTTTGCGGTGGTCGGTTCCATGGAAAATCCGCCCACCAATCCGGCTGCGATCAAGCCATGA
- a CDS encoding polysaccharide biosynthesis/export family protein — MQVELLGIPDLSGTFSIGPGGTMYLPRLRALYVEGLTVEELRYFLTEQFKTYVKNPQVFLTPVGYRAVGSMWAARAHVPAITCCRAGRSSKTSSTFKNRPTPTPSELRTVP, encoded by the coding sequence TTGCAAGTCGAGCTGCTGGGCATCCCTGACCTTAGCGGCACCTTCTCGATCGGACCCGGCGGCACCATGTACCTGCCGCGGCTGCGCGCCCTCTACGTCGAGGGGCTCACCGTTGAGGAGCTGCGCTACTTCCTCACCGAGCAGTTCAAGACCTACGTCAAGAACCCCCAGGTCTTCCTGACCCCCGTTGGCTACAGAGCTGTCGGGTCTATGTGGGCGGCGAGAGCTCACGTCCCGGCTATTACATGCTGTCGGGCGGGCAGGTCATCCAAGACCAGCTCAACATTCAAGAATCGTCCAACCCCAACTCCTTCAGAGCTCAGAACAGTTCCCTGA
- a CDS encoding nucleotide sugar dehydrogenase, producing the protein MAVIADRCPHIQVTVVDLNEARVAAWNDPDLTKLPVYEPGLDAVVGRCRGRNLHFSTAVELAIAAADMVFLSVNTPTKTKGVGAGQASDLRWIEASARQVAACAQGHTIVVEKSTLPVRTADTVKAILSAAQGDIAGAGAPKTFSVLSNPEFLAEGTAIPDLEAPDRVLIGGEDPAAIEALASVYGQWVPQERILRTNLWSSELSKLTANAFLAQRISSINSIAALCEATGADVNEVAHAIGTDSRIGSKFLKAGPGFGGSCFQKDILNLVYLCGHYGLHDVAAYWQSVVELNSWQQHRIARLVVQRLFGTVTGKRLAILGFAFKADTNDTREAPAIRICQDLLEEDARLAIYDPKVPEAQIAADLGCTSSSSAEGSWHSASSPAEAVADADAVLILTEWTSFAELNWQELAPLMRKPAWLFDARSIANLAAARAAGLQVWRVGSGVK; encoded by the coding sequence ATGGCCGTCATCGCCGATCGCTGCCCTCACATCCAGGTCACTGTTGTTGACCTCAATGAGGCCCGGGTCGCAGCTTGGAACGATCCTGACCTCACCAAACTGCCGGTCTATGAGCCCGGGCTCGATGCCGTGGTGGGTCGCTGCCGGGGACGCAATCTGCATTTCTCAACGGCGGTTGAGCTGGCGATTGCGGCGGCCGACATGGTGTTTTTGTCCGTCAACACTCCCACCAAGACCAAAGGTGTGGGAGCCGGGCAGGCCAGCGATCTGCGCTGGATCGAGGCTTCGGCCCGTCAGGTGGCGGCCTGCGCCCAAGGCCACACGATCGTGGTGGAAAAGAGCACCCTGCCGGTGCGGACGGCCGACACGGTGAAGGCGATCCTTTCGGCCGCCCAAGGCGACATTGCTGGTGCGGGTGCTCCGAAAACCTTCTCCGTGCTCTCGAATCCGGAGTTCCTCGCTGAGGGCACGGCGATTCCTGATTTGGAAGCCCCAGATCGGGTCTTGATCGGTGGTGAGGATCCCGCCGCGATAGAGGCCTTAGCGAGTGTCTATGGCCAGTGGGTGCCTCAGGAGCGGATCCTGCGCACCAACCTTTGGAGCTCAGAGCTCTCCAAGTTGACCGCCAATGCCTTCTTGGCCCAGCGGATTAGCTCGATCAACTCGATCGCCGCTCTCTGCGAGGCCACCGGAGCGGATGTCAACGAGGTGGCCCATGCCATTGGCACCGACAGTCGCATCGGCTCCAAGTTCCTCAAGGCAGGCCCTGGCTTTGGCGGCAGCTGCTTCCAGAAGGACATCCTCAACCTCGTCTACCTCTGCGGGCACTACGGCCTCCACGATGTGGCTGCCTACTGGCAGAGCGTCGTCGAGCTCAATAGCTGGCAGCAGCACCGTATCGCCAGGCTGGTGGTGCAGCGACTGTTTGGTACCGTCACCGGTAAGCGTCTGGCGATCCTGGGCTTTGCCTTTAAGGCCGACACCAACGACACCCGTGAGGCCCCCGCGATCCGCATCTGCCAGGACTTGCTGGAGGAGGATGCACGTCTTGCGATCTACGACCCCAAGGTGCCTGAAGCCCAGATCGCTGCAGATCTCGGCTGCACCAGCAGTTCCAGTGCGGAAGGCTCATGGCACAGCGCCTCCAGTCCGGCTGAGGCGGTGGCTGATGCCGATGCAGTGCTGATCTTGACGGAGTGGACGAGCTTTGCTGAGCTCAATTGGCAAGAGTTGGCGCCGCTGATGCGAAAGCCTGCTTGGCTCTTTGATGCTCGCTCCATTGCAAACTTGGCTGCAGCGCGGGCTGCTGGCCTGCAGGTCTGGCGGGTGGGTTCTGGAGTCAAATGA
- a CDS encoding UDP-glucuronic acid decarboxylase family protein yields MPASITRNLVTGGAGFVGSHLVDRLMQAGEEVICLDNYFTGRKQNIEPWLGHPRFELIRHDVTDPIRLEVDRIWHLACPASPVHYQHNPIKTAKTSFLGTYNMLGLARRVGARLLLASTSEVYGDPEVHPQPESYRGCVNTIGIRSCYDEGKRIAETLCFDYQRMHGVEIRVVRIFNTYGPRMLPDDGRVVSNFIVQALRGDPLTLYGDGSQTRSFCYVDDLVEGIIRLMNGAHSGPINIGNPGEFTIRQLAELVRAKINPSLELICKPLPQDDPLQRQPVINLAQQELGWQPSIALDQGLDGTITYFKEALA; encoded by the coding sequence ATGCCCGCTTCCATCACGCGCAATCTGGTGACCGGCGGAGCCGGTTTTGTCGGCTCCCACTTGGTGGACCGCTTGATGCAGGCCGGAGAAGAGGTGATCTGCCTCGATAACTACTTCACGGGCCGCAAGCAGAACATCGAGCCGTGGCTGGGGCATCCCCGCTTTGAGCTGATTCGCCACGACGTCACCGACCCGATTCGCTTGGAAGTGGACCGGATCTGGCATCTGGCGTGTCCCGCCTCGCCGGTGCACTACCAGCACAACCCGATCAAAACGGCCAAGACCAGCTTCCTGGGCACCTACAACATGCTGGGTCTGGCCCGCCGTGTCGGTGCTCGTCTACTACTGGCCAGCACGTCTGAAGTGTATGGCGATCCGGAGGTGCATCCCCAGCCGGAGAGCTACCGGGGTTGCGTGAACACCATCGGCATCCGTAGTTGCTACGACGAGGGCAAACGCATTGCCGAAACCCTCTGCTTCGACTACCAGCGCATGCATGGGGTGGAGATTCGCGTGGTGCGCATCTTCAATACCTATGGGCCGCGCATGTTGCCCGACGACGGCCGGGTGGTCAGCAATTTCATCGTTCAGGCGTTGCGTGGTGACCCGCTCACGCTCTATGGCGATGGCTCCCAGACCCGTTCCTTCTGCTACGTCGACGATTTGGTGGAGGGCATCATCCGTCTGATGAATGGAGCCCACTCCGGGCCGATCAACATCGGCAACCCTGGGGAGTTCACCATTCGCCAGTTGGCTGAACTGGTGCGCGCCAAGATCAACCCTTCTCTGGAACTGATCTGCAAGCCCCTGCCCCAGGACGATCCGCTGCAGCGCCAACCGGTGATCAACTTGGCGCAGCAGGAGTTGGGGTGGCAGCCCAGCATCGCGCTGGATCAGGGACTTGATGGGACGATCACCTACTTCAAGGAGGCATTGGCGTGA
- a CDS encoding NAD-dependent epimerase: MTVLVTGAAGFIGYHLSRRLLEQGTPVVGFDNVNPYYDPSLKRARIAELEAAASAAGTPFQLIEADLEDREAVEAAFQQHKPQKLVNLAAQAGVRYSIKNPAAYIQSNLVGFGHILEGCRHHGVEHLVYASSSSVYGGNTRMPFSEKHSVNHPVSLYAASKKANELMAHTYSHLYGLPATGLRFFTVYGPWGRPDMALFLFTKAILAGEPIQVFNNGQMVRDFTYIDDIIESLVRLLDKPAAPDPTFDAANPDSATSWAPHRVFNIGNSNPTPLMDYIEAVESSLGIKAEKELLPMQPGDVSATAADTSALEAWVNFKPNTPVREGVARFVAWYRQFYEV; this comes from the coding sequence ATGACTGTTCTGGTAACCGGTGCCGCCGGTTTTATTGGTTATCACCTCAGCCGCCGGCTGCTGGAGCAGGGAACACCAGTGGTGGGGTTTGACAACGTCAACCCCTACTACGACCCATCCCTGAAGCGAGCGCGCATCGCTGAATTGGAGGCTGCAGCCTCAGCAGCAGGCACCCCTTTCCAGCTGATCGAGGCTGATCTGGAAGATCGGGAGGCTGTGGAGGCTGCCTTCCAACAACACAAGCCCCAGAAGTTGGTGAACCTAGCGGCCCAAGCCGGGGTGCGCTACTCGATCAAAAACCCCGCAGCCTATATTCAGAGCAATTTGGTGGGCTTTGGCCACATCCTCGAGGGCTGCCGCCACCACGGCGTTGAGCATCTGGTGTATGCCAGCAGCAGTTCGGTGTATGGCGGCAACACGCGGATGCCCTTCTCGGAGAAGCACTCCGTGAATCACCCGGTGAGCCTGTATGCGGCCAGCAAAAAGGCCAATGAGCTTATGGCGCACACCTACAGTCATCTCTACGGCCTGCCTGCTACCGGTCTGCGCTTTTTCACGGTTTATGGGCCATGGGGACGGCCTGATATGGCACTATTTTTGTTCACCAAGGCGATTCTGGCTGGTGAACCCATTCAGGTGTTCAACAACGGCCAGATGGTGCGCGATTTCACCTACATCGACGACATCATTGAAAGCCTGGTGCGGCTGCTCGATAAGCCGGCAGCGCCGGATCCAACCTTTGATGCGGCCAACCCCGATTCAGCCACGAGCTGGGCACCGCATCGCGTGTTCAATATCGGTAATTCGAATCCCACACCGCTGATGGATTACATCGAAGCGGTGGAGAGCTCCCTGGGCATCAAAGCCGAGAAGGAGCTGCTGCCGATGCAGCCCGGCGATGTATCGGCAACGGCCGCGGATACCTCGGCATTGGAAGCTTGGGTAAATTTCAAGCCCAACACGCCCGTGCGGGAGGGAGTGGCGCGGTTTGTGGCTTGGTATCGGCAGTTTTACGAGGTATGA
- a CDS encoding GDP-L-fucose synthase, whose product MSALITPDDRIFVAGHRGMAGSAICRALQKAGYGNVLTADRASLDLEDAASVEAWFSAQRPTVVVLAAAKVGGIHANNSYPADFLLANLKIQNNVIESAWRSGVRRLLFLGSSCIYPKFAEQPIREEALLTGALEPTNEWYAIAKITGIKLGHALRKQHGFDAISLMPTNLYGPGDNYHPTNSHVLPALIRRFHEAAERGDASVTCWGSGSPLREFLHVDDLGEACIFALEHWDPAAPQAPKDEAGEPLPLLNVGTGVDLTIRELAEAVAQATGFHGEIVWDSSKPDGTPKKQLEVSRLASLGWRARIPLAEGLSSTVALFRQQLQDNLVRL is encoded by the coding sequence ATGAGTGCCCTGATCACGCCGGACGATCGCATCTTTGTGGCCGGCCACCGCGGCATGGCGGGCAGCGCCATCTGCAGGGCTCTGCAAAAGGCGGGTTACGGCAACGTGCTGACGGCCGATCGCGCCAGTCTTGATCTCGAGGACGCGGCGTCCGTTGAGGCTTGGTTCAGCGCGCAGCGCCCCACGGTGGTGGTGCTGGCCGCGGCGAAGGTGGGTGGCATCCATGCCAACAACAGCTACCCAGCGGACTTTTTGCTTGCCAATCTCAAGATCCAGAACAATGTGATCGAGAGCGCCTGGAGGTCGGGGGTGCGGCGCCTGCTCTTTCTGGGTAGCAGCTGCATCTACCCGAAGTTCGCCGAGCAGCCGATCCGGGAAGAAGCCCTCCTCACCGGCGCTCTGGAGCCCACCAACGAGTGGTATGCGATCGCGAAGATCACCGGGATCAAGTTGGGTCATGCCCTGCGCAAGCAGCACGGCTTTGATGCCATCAGCCTGATGCCCACCAATTTGTATGGGCCTGGCGACAACTATCATCCCACCAACAGCCATGTGTTGCCGGCGCTGATCCGCCGCTTCCATGAGGCGGCAGAGCGGGGCGATGCCAGCGTGACGTGTTGGGGCAGTGGCTCACCGTTGCGAGAGTTTTTGCATGTGGATGATCTGGGTGAGGCCTGCATCTTTGCCCTAGAGCACTGGGACCCTGCTGCTCCTCAGGCCCCGAAGGATGAGGCTGGCGAGCCCTTGCCGCTTCTCAATGTCGGCACCGGCGTCGACCTCACGATTCGTGAGTTGGCCGAAGCCGTGGCGCAGGCGACGGGTTTTCATGGCGAGATCGTCTGGGACAGCTCCAAACCCGATGGCACTCCGAAAAAACAGCTGGAGGTGAGTCGGCTTGCGTCGTTGGGTTGGCGGGCGCGGATCCCCCTGGCTGAAGGGCTCAGCAGCACAGTGGCCTTGTTCCGCCAGCAGCTTCAGGACAATCTGGTGCGTCTCTAA
- the rfbF gene encoding glucose-1-phosphate cytidylyltransferase: MKAVILAGGLGTRLSEETHLKPKPMVDVGGKPILWHILKIYSHFGINEFIICCGYKGYLIKEYFANYFLHTSDVTFHMDIDNHMEVHHRKSEPWKVTLVDTGDMSQTGGRLGRIRDYLDGSSFCFTYGDGVADVDIGCLIAHHQREGRQATLTAVQPPGRYGALHLDGDAVNQFQEKPDGDNAWINGGFFVLEPSVLDRITGDQTSWEADVLPQLAADGQLSAYRHPGFWQPMDTLRDRTRLEELWASGQAPWKVW; encoded by the coding sequence ATGAAAGCTGTCATTCTGGCCGGGGGGCTTGGTACTCGCCTCTCAGAAGAAACCCACCTCAAGCCTAAGCCCATGGTGGATGTGGGTGGTAAGCCCATTTTGTGGCACATCCTCAAGATTTACAGCCACTTCGGCATCAATGAGTTCATCATTTGCTGCGGATATAAGGGCTATCTGATCAAAGAATATTTTGCTAACTATTTCCTCCATACGAGTGACGTCACCTTTCATATGGATATCGATAATCATATGGAAGTGCATCATCGCAAGAGTGAGCCCTGGAAGGTGACCTTGGTGGATACCGGTGATATGAGCCAGACAGGAGGTCGATTGGGACGCATCCGGGATTACCTCGATGGCAGCAGTTTTTGTTTCACCTATGGGGATGGAGTGGCAGATGTCGATATCGGCTGCCTGATTGCCCATCACCAGCGAGAAGGCCGCCAAGCCACGCTTACGGCAGTTCAACCGCCTGGTCGCTACGGCGCGCTGCACTTGGATGGAGATGCGGTGAATCAGTTCCAGGAGAAGCCCGATGGCGATAACGCCTGGATCAATGGGGGATTCTTTGTGCTGGAGCCCAGCGTGCTGGATCGGATCACGGGGGATCAGACCAGTTGGGAGGCGGATGTGCTGCCCCAGCTGGCGGCCGACGGCCAGTTGAGCGCCTACCGGCATCCCGGATTTTGGCAGCCGATGGATACACTGAGGGATCGCACCAGGCTGGAGGAGCTGTGGGCCAGCGGCCAGGCCCCCTGGAAGGTGTGGTGA